Proteins encoded together in one Halalkaliarchaeum sp. AArc-CO window:
- a CDS encoding PrsW family intramembrane metalloprotease, with translation MSSRSDPIQSAVDDDDDRDLYDVATWEERTSLDGLAVALHWLFVRAAKLVVVLLAALILLSIGALGVLSEPPIAFLTLLSAIPALALTGYVWYSDVTTNEPLSLLVATFLLSVLTATFAAVVNGLAAGLLLPLGGIGLLLFFYLVVGPVEETVKLLAVRLYAYTDRRFDAVIDGAVYGAVAGLGFATIENSLYIARNVDIGELTIGAGVVGLVGAGEGIVGIRALAGPGHVIYSAYAGYYLGLAKFNPRNRGPIVIKGLLIAALIHATYNATAGAGTTVIQAGTGLPFLGAFALFVLLYQGFFGGILLRKLWRYRTVYLETRNETGADGENSNERPTDLEAADPELTEFEE, from the coding sequence ATGAGCTCGCGGTCGGACCCAATCCAGTCGGCGGTCGACGATGACGACGATCGTGACCTGTACGACGTCGCCACCTGGGAAGAGCGGACCTCCCTCGACGGGCTGGCGGTGGCGCTCCACTGGCTGTTCGTCCGGGCCGCGAAGCTGGTCGTGGTGTTGCTCGCAGCGCTGATCCTGCTCTCGATCGGTGCACTCGGGGTCCTCTCTGAGCCGCCGATCGCGTTCTTGACGCTGCTTTCGGCGATCCCGGCGCTTGCGCTGACCGGCTACGTCTGGTACTCGGACGTGACGACGAACGAACCGCTGTCTCTTCTTGTCGCGACGTTCCTGCTTTCGGTGTTGACCGCGACGTTTGCCGCCGTCGTCAACGGGCTCGCCGCCGGACTGCTCCTCCCGCTCGGCGGGATCGGACTGCTCCTGTTCTTCTATCTGGTGGTCGGGCCGGTCGAGGAGACCGTCAAACTGCTCGCGGTCCGACTGTACGCCTACACCGACCGCCGGTTCGACGCCGTCATCGACGGGGCGGTGTACGGCGCGGTCGCGGGGCTGGGGTTCGCCACCATCGAAAACTCGCTGTACATCGCCAGGAACGTCGACATCGGGGAGCTCACGATCGGCGCTGGTGTCGTGGGGCTCGTCGGCGCCGGCGAGGGGATCGTCGGGATCCGCGCGCTCGCGGGACCGGGGCACGTCATCTACTCGGCGTACGCCGGCTACTACCTCGGGCTCGCGAAGTTCAACCCACGGAACCGGGGGCCGATCGTCATCAAGGGGCTGTTGATCGCGGCGCTGATCCACGCGACGTACAACGCGACCGCGGGCGCCGGCACGACGGTTATCCAGGCCGGGACCGGCCTGCCGTTCCTCGGTGCGTTCGCCCTGTTCGTGTTGCTCTATCAGGGTTTCTTCGGCGGGATTCTGTTGCGCAAGCTGTGGCGCTACCGGACGGTGTATCTGGAAACGAGAAACGAGACCGGCGCGGACGGAGAGAATTCAAACGAGCGACCGACCGATCTCGAAGCGGCAGACCCGGAACTGACGGAGTTCGAAGAGTAA
- the sepF gene encoding cell division protein SepF — translation MGIMSKILGAGGSHSTEDYVELDVDDAEAAVTESNMAVHIAEISDQSDVIPIKDAVYDGDFVIADITRHSTSDRTIEHIIDELRQVAREVDGDIVQKGDDQLILTPTGVSISREKL, via the coding sequence ATGGGCATCATGAGCAAGATCCTCGGGGCCGGTGGAAGCCACAGCACCGAGGACTACGTCGAACTGGACGTCGACGACGCGGAGGCAGCGGTCACCGAAAGCAACATGGCGGTCCACATCGCCGAGATCAGCGATCAAAGCGACGTCATCCCGATCAAGGACGCCGTCTACGACGGTGACTTCGTAATCGCTGACATCACCCGCCACTCGACGAGCGACAGGACGATCGAACACATCATCGACGAGCTGCGGCAGGTCGCCCGCGAGGTGGACGGCGACATCGTCCAGAAGGGCGACGATCAGCTCATTTTGACGCCGACGGGCGTGTCGATCTCCCGCGAGAAACTGTAG
- a CDS encoding S8 family serine peptidase codes for MSREGISRRTVLKYTGGAVGAAGLTGTATAADRVEVNVGFANARGRRAALEAATSVKREFSFGALTVTVPREAVDGLAADRNVRYVEENGEMYAFDQTTPYGIEITDADVAIDGGNTGDGVSIAILDTGIDAQHETLEENLGEGWATDDAACTTDCGGGPFGGNDIDECLEEWDDDNDHGSHCAGTAAAADNGEGVLGVAPDATLHAVKVLDCEGSGSFDDIAAGIEWSADQGHEVQSMSLGADSDSDVVSDAIDYAVERNVVLVAAAGNDGECTDCVGFPARHEEVIAVSATDENDDLASFSSTGPEVELAAPGVGVLSTVPRDDYAEFDGTSMACPHVSGAAATVIADGTTDREAVRAELKQAADDIGLDDNEQGAGRLNVADAVDADEDDDDDDDGDEEIVSVVTNEATDVGETSATLNGEVTELENADEADVGFEYGETGGDLANTADAGTLSSTGTFDATVEDLASGTEYEFRAIAETAGGSDEGDVLTFVTEDEEETENTAPVIDSWDVSTRTTGPWSRAESVWEVSDDDGNLESVTTELLEGGSVVAEETSTVSGSSASGEHEVRTRGDADEVRLVVTDEEGETTSATENF; via the coding sequence ATGTCACGAGAGGGCATCTCAAGGCGAACGGTACTGAAATACACGGGCGGCGCCGTGGGGGCGGCGGGGCTCACAGGAACTGCAACCGCCGCCGACCGCGTCGAAGTGAACGTCGGCTTCGCGAACGCACGCGGTCGACGGGCCGCCCTGGAGGCGGCCACCTCGGTAAAACGGGAGTTCTCCTTCGGGGCGCTGACAGTGACGGTGCCACGCGAGGCCGTGGACGGGCTGGCGGCGGATCGGAACGTCCGGTACGTCGAGGAGAACGGCGAGATGTACGCGTTCGACCAGACGACGCCGTACGGGATCGAGATCACCGACGCCGACGTCGCCATCGACGGCGGCAACACCGGCGACGGGGTGTCGATCGCGATCCTCGACACCGGGATCGATGCCCAGCACGAGACGCTGGAGGAGAACCTCGGCGAGGGCTGGGCAACCGACGACGCTGCGTGTACCACCGACTGTGGAGGCGGTCCCTTCGGCGGCAACGACATCGACGAATGTCTCGAGGAATGGGACGACGACAACGACCACGGCTCCCACTGTGCCGGGACCGCCGCCGCGGCGGACAACGGAGAGGGTGTGCTCGGGGTAGCTCCTGACGCAACGCTCCACGCAGTGAAGGTGTTAGACTGTGAGGGCAGCGGGAGCTTCGACGACATCGCCGCCGGGATCGAGTGGTCGGCCGACCAGGGTCACGAGGTCCAGAGCATGAGCCTCGGGGCGGACTCCGATTCTGACGTGGTCTCGGACGCGATCGACTACGCCGTCGAGCGGAACGTCGTGCTGGTGGCGGCAGCCGGCAACGACGGCGAATGTACCGACTGTGTTGGCTTCCCGGCGCGACACGAGGAGGTCATTGCGGTATCGGCGACCGACGAGAACGACGACCTGGCCAGCTTCTCCTCGACAGGTCCCGAGGTCGAACTCGCCGCGCCAGGCGTCGGCGTGCTCTCGACGGTGCCACGGGACGACTACGCGGAGTTCGACGGCACGTCGATGGCGTGTCCGCACGTTTCGGGGGCAGCCGCCACCGTGATCGCCGACGGGACGACCGACCGGGAGGCGGTGCGGGCCGAACTGAAGCAAGCGGCCGACGACATCGGACTCGACGATAACGAGCAGGGTGCCGGTCGACTGAACGTTGCCGACGCCGTCGACGCGGACGAAGATGACGATGACGACGATGACGGCGACGAGGAGATCGTCTCGGTCGTTACAAACGAAGCGACCGACGTCGGTGAGACGTCGGCGACGCTGAACGGCGAAGTGACCGAACTCGAAAACGCCGACGAAGCGGACGTCGGCTTCGAGTACGGCGAGACCGGCGGCGACCTCGCGAACACGGCCGACGCTGGAACACTCTCGTCGACGGGAACCTTCGACGCGACAGTGGAGGACCTCGCGTCTGGCACCGAATACGAGTTCCGCGCAATCGCGGAGACGGCAGGGGGTAGCGACGAAGGCGACGTACTGACTTTCGTTACCGAGGATGAAGAAGAAACAGAAAACACTGCGCCGGTAATCGACAGCTGGGACGTCAGCACCCGGACGACCGGTCCCTGGTCCCGTGCCGAATCGGTGTGGGAAGTGTCCGACGACGACGGTAACCTCGAGTCCGTTACCACGGAACTCCTCGAGGGCGGCTCTGTCGTTGCCGAAGAGACGAGCACCGTCAGCGGTTCCAGTGCCAGCGGCGAACACGAAGTGCGTACGCGCGGGGACGCAGACGAGGTTCGGCTCGTCGTGACCGACGAAGAAGGTGAAACCACGAGCGCCACCGAGAACTTCTAG
- a CDS encoding DUF5783 family protein — MADFDPEQFEDKYANYFPELQRAYKNAFETMNDEYDSELIHAIDQAVLNESEPFYREGKFVVELPDDPLDRIEGVGVIVEEDRVEPILDRYVEEIEAHLHRVFGVDRPD, encoded by the coding sequence ATGGCCGACTTCGATCCCGAGCAGTTCGAGGACAAGTACGCGAACTACTTCCCCGAACTCCAACGCGCGTACAAGAACGCCTTCGAGACGATGAACGACGAGTACGACTCCGAGTTGATCCACGCGATCGACCAGGCGGTCCTCAACGAGTCGGAACCGTTCTACCGCGAGGGAAAGTTCGTCGTCGAACTCCCGGATGACCCCCTCGACCGGATCGAAGGGGTTGGCGTCATCGTCGAGGAGGATCGGGTCGAACCGATTCTGGACCGATACGTCGAGGAGATCGAAGCACACCTGCACAGGGTCTTCGGCGTCGACCGTCCCGACTGA
- a CDS encoding NifU family protein, with the protein MSTDSADAESELREEITNFLRRNFPQIQMHGGSAAISHLDTETGEVHVQLGGACSGCGISPMTIQAIKSRMVKEIPEIEEVHADTGLNGGGGMGGMSPSFPDEESGDDADDEGPQAPF; encoded by the coding sequence ATGAGCACCGACTCGGCGGATGCGGAAAGCGAGCTTCGCGAGGAGATCACGAACTTCCTGCGCCGGAACTTCCCGCAGATCCAGATGCACGGGGGCAGTGCCGCGATCAGCCACCTCGATACCGAAACGGGCGAGGTCCACGTCCAGCTGGGCGGCGCCTGTTCCGGCTGTGGCATCTCCCCGATGACGATCCAGGCGATCAAGTCCCGGATGGTCAAGGAGATTCCCGAAATCGAGGAAGTTCACGCGGACACCGGCCTCAACGGGGGCGGCGGCATGGGCGGAATGAGCCCCTCGTTCCCGGACGAAGAAAGCGGCGACGACGCCGACGACGAAGGCCCGCAAGCGCCTTTTTAA
- a CDS encoding dienelactone hydrolase family protein: MAVGVDRADDVVVACPPHPQFGGTRRDSRLLAVGEALADRGIDCLRIDYGDWDEGYGETTDADNAIGWALERYERVGLFGFSFGGTVALVTAAARPCLVAVSALAPAARVNADVDAVEAIDRIDSPIQVVYGTRDSVADWEPVVERARKRADAGHDVAVAEFSADHLFVGQYDRVAERVGEFMAARM, translated from the coding sequence ATGGCTGTCGGTGTCGATCGGGCGGACGACGTCGTCGTCGCCTGCCCGCCTCACCCCCAGTTCGGGGGGACGCGACGCGACAGCCGCCTACTCGCGGTCGGCGAGGCGCTCGCGGACCGGGGGATCGACTGCCTCCGGATCGACTACGGCGACTGGGACGAAGGATACGGCGAGACGACGGATGCGGACAACGCGATCGGCTGGGCGCTCGAACGGTACGAACGGGTCGGGCTGTTCGGCTTCTCCTTCGGCGGGACGGTCGCCCTCGTCACAGCAGCTGCCCGACCGTGTCTGGTCGCGGTCTCGGCGCTCGCGCCCGCCGCCCGGGTCAACGCCGACGTCGACGCCGTCGAGGCGATCGACAGGATCGACTCGCCGATCCAGGTCGTCTACGGCACTCGCGACTCGGTGGCCGACTGGGAGCCGGTCGTCGAACGGGCTCGCAAGCGCGCCGACGCTGGCCACGACGTCGCCGTCGCCGAATTTTCGGCCGATCACCTGTTCGTCGGGCAGTACGACCGGGTCGCCGAGCGCGTCGGGGAGTTCATGGCGGCGCGGATGTAA
- a CDS encoding DUF5806 family protein: MAEDPTTGPDPEPTGADPDPTERESVAESEAEPTGDVETETETDADDGGDGDGASIPADVRRYERFKKMDGAQYERVNEFLRDRTYVTAREWAIARLCADFRTETGVEMTKIGENLPELVPFMTDTYTPQAVNQARSSFEDKVTKAGATFLYGAMSGFFTAEELDDLMYEVTEVAKFLLEVEGVDLAVEDELDTEERISEVMREVRQSSAELRASEVECPNCGHVHEPRE; encoded by the coding sequence ATGGCCGAGGACCCAACGACGGGACCGGATCCGGAGCCGACCGGCGCGGATCCCGATCCAACTGAACGGGAATCAGTGGCCGAATCTGAAGCGGAACCGACCGGCGATGTAGAGACGGAAACCGAGACGGACGCCGACGACGGGGGCGATGGCGATGGGGCGTCGATCCCGGCCGACGTCCGTCGGTACGAGCGCTTCAAGAAGATGGACGGCGCCCAGTACGAGCGGGTAAACGAGTTCCTCCGGGATCGGACGTACGTCACCGCCCGCGAGTGGGCGATCGCCAGGCTGTGTGCCGACTTCAGGACGGAAACCGGCGTCGAGATGACCAAGATCGGGGAGAACCTCCCGGAACTGGTGCCGTTCATGACCGACACCTACACCCCGCAGGCGGTCAACCAGGCGCGGTCCTCCTTCGAGGACAAGGTGACGAAGGCGGGGGCGACGTTCCTCTACGGCGCGATGTCCGGGTTTTTCACTGCGGAGGAACTCGACGACCTGATGTACGAGGTGACGGAGGTCGCGAAGTTCCTCCTCGAAGTCGAGGGCGTCGACCTCGCAGTCGAGGACGAACTCGACACCGAGGAGCGCATCTCGGAGGTGATGCGGGAGGTCCGACAGTCGAGCGCCGAACTCCGCGCGAGCGAAGTCGAGTGTCCCAACTGCGGACACGTCCACGAACCGCGGGAGTGA
- a CDS encoding DUF1405 domain-containing protein produces the protein MDLRGHRRPEPEPESLPRWLAPLPDRLESLALEWVWVIVGINLLGTAFGFWYYRAQLSYTPVVGWPFVPDSPLATLFIALALALWALDRRNEYLNALAFYGNIKLGLWTPWVLAVFADQFLEINPIPMYAFLFVSHLGMVAQAFLIHRISEFPTKAVGVALAWYTLDLTVDYFYPVFGGFTHTWYPAAPNEPYLGTTAFFVAAWAAVILTVVPTFLALSTRAKKLQARTDGGGSDIPRL, from the coding sequence ATGGATCTTCGCGGCCACCGGCGGCCGGAGCCGGAGCCGGAGTCGCTCCCCCGCTGGCTCGCGCCGTTGCCCGACAGGCTCGAGTCGCTCGCGCTCGAATGGGTGTGGGTCATCGTCGGGATCAACCTCCTGGGCACCGCGTTCGGCTTCTGGTACTACCGGGCTCAGCTTTCCTACACGCCGGTCGTCGGGTGGCCGTTCGTCCCGGATAGCCCGCTCGCGACGCTTTTCATCGCGTTGGCGCTCGCGCTGTGGGCGCTCGACCGTCGCAACGAGTACCTCAACGCGCTGGCGTTTTACGGCAACATCAAACTCGGGCTGTGGACCCCGTGGGTGCTCGCGGTGTTTGCCGACCAGTTCCTCGAAATCAACCCGATCCCGATGTACGCGTTCCTGTTCGTGAGCCACCTCGGGATGGTCGCACAGGCGTTTCTCATCCATCGAATTTCGGAGTTTCCGACGAAGGCGGTCGGGGTCGCGCTGGCGTGGTACACCCTGGATCTCACCGTCGATTACTTCTATCCAGTTTTCGGCGGGTTCACCCACACGTGGTATCCCGCGGCTCCCAACGAACCGTATCTCGGCACGACCGCGTTCTTCGTGGCTGCCTGGGCGGCGGTGATTCTCACCGTGGTGCCGACGTTCCTGGCGCTTTCGACGCGGGCGAAGAAACTCCAGGCCCGGACCGACGGCGGGGGGTCCGACATCCCGCGGCTGTGA
- a CDS encoding alpha/beta hydrolase — MTRRRPINRSQRSLRRPARERYAVRKVGFDSDGTRARGSLYLPDRTDTAPVVVMAPGLGAERSFGYPAVAERFAEAGYAAFLFDYRHHGESDGHPRRLVSPSKQLADYDAAIDRVRRIDGVDAGRIAVWGHSLSGGHALVTAADRGDVRAVVAIAPYTDGRVFLRTRPAGYVARATVSGARDALAGVRDRLRRRLPGGTGAEARGSGRARQVPIVGDADRLAVITELGTRRAYLDLVDRNSEWENATPARCLLDLVRYRPVERFEDVDVDAFVFVPESDRILPSGRMTAAVDELDRATVVRAPADHFSVLAGDFEEAVAYQLAFLNRAVGKPERSR, encoded by the coding sequence ATGACCAGGCGACGACCGATCAACCGGAGTCAGCGATCGCTCCGCCGGCCGGCCCGCGAGCGGTACGCGGTCCGGAAGGTCGGGTTCGACAGCGACGGAACCCGAGCTCGAGGGTCGTTGTACCTCCCCGACCGCACCGATACCGCGCCGGTCGTCGTCATGGCGCCCGGGTTGGGTGCCGAACGGTCGTTCGGCTACCCCGCAGTCGCCGAGCGGTTCGCGGAGGCGGGCTACGCCGCGTTCCTGTTCGACTACCGCCACCACGGGGAAAGCGACGGCCATCCGCGGCGGCTGGTGTCGCCGTCGAAACAACTGGCCGACTACGACGCCGCGATCGACCGGGTTCGCCGGATCGACGGGGTGGACGCCGGCCGGATCGCCGTCTGGGGCCACTCGCTTTCCGGCGGCCACGCGCTGGTCACCGCTGCCGATAGGGGCGACGTCCGGGCAGTCGTGGCGATCGCCCCGTACACCGACGGACGTGTCTTCCTTCGAACCCGGCCGGCCGGGTACGTCGCCCGCGCGACGGTCTCCGGTGCGCGTGACGCACTCGCCGGCGTTCGCGATCGGCTCCGTCGACGGCTCCCCGGGGGGACCGGTGCCGAAGCGCGAGGATCGGGCCGTGCCAGACAGGTACCGATCGTCGGCGACGCCGATCGACTCGCCGTGATCACCGAACTGGGTACGAGGCGGGCGTACCTGGATCTGGTGGACCGAAACTCCGAGTGGGAGAACGCGACGCCGGCGCGGTGTCTGCTGGATCTCGTCCGGTACCGTCCCGTCGAGCGGTTCGAGGACGTCGACGTCGACGCCTTCGTGTTCGTTCCCGAAAGCGATCGCATCCTCCCGTCGGGCCGGATGACCGCGGCCGTCGACGAACTCGACCGGGCGACCGTGGTTCGCGCGCCGGCGGACCACTTCAGCGTCCTGGCCGGAGACTTCGAAGAGGCCGTCGCCTACCAGCTCGCGTTCCTGAACCGCGCGGTCGGAAAGCCCGAACGCTCCCGGTGA
- the citZ gene encoding citrate synthase, producing MSEELRPGLEGVLVAESELSYIDGEAGKLVYRGYAIEDLAREASYEEVLYLLWHGELPTPAQLDRFSEEMATQRSLAPGTMDVVRELADQEEEPMAALRTITSALSAADEDAGEAEVTDLEANVRKGKRITAKMPTALAAFKRLRDGDEPVEPDPELDHAENFLYMLNGEVPDAVLSETFDMALVLHADHGLNASTFSAMVTASTLADIHAAVTSAIGTLSGSLHGGANANVMRMLQEVDDSEMDPVDWVVNALDRGERIAGFGHRVYDVKDPRAKILGEKSEELGEAAGDTRWYEMSVAIEDFMAEEKGIPPNVDFYSATTYYQMGIPIDLFTPIFAISRVGGWIAHVLEQYEDNRLIRPRARYVGELERSYPPVAER from the coding sequence ATGTCCGAGGAGTTACGACCGGGTCTGGAAGGCGTCCTCGTCGCGGAATCGGAGCTGAGCTACATCGACGGCGAGGCCGGAAAGCTCGTCTATCGGGGGTACGCGATCGAAGACCTCGCACGGGAGGCGAGCTACGAGGAGGTGTTGTATCTCCTGTGGCACGGTGAGTTACCCACCCCGGCACAGCTCGATCGGTTCTCCGAGGAGATGGCAACACAGCGCTCCCTCGCGCCGGGAACGATGGACGTGGTTCGTGAACTGGCCGACCAGGAGGAGGAGCCGATGGCGGCGCTGCGGACGATCACGTCGGCGCTTTCGGCAGCTGACGAAGACGCGGGCGAAGCGGAGGTCACCGACCTCGAAGCGAACGTCCGGAAAGGCAAGCGGATCACCGCAAAGATGCCGACGGCGCTCGCTGCGTTCAAACGGCTTCGGGACGGCGACGAGCCGGTCGAGCCCGATCCCGAACTGGACCACGCCGAGAACTTCCTGTACATGCTCAACGGCGAGGTGCCCGACGCGGTGCTTTCCGAGACGTTCGACATGGCGCTGGTGTTGCACGCGGATCACGGGCTCAACGCCTCGACGTTCTCGGCGATGGTGACCGCCTCCACGCTCGCCGACATCCACGCCGCGGTGACCTCGGCGATCGGGACGCTGTCTGGGAGCCTCCACGGCGGCGCCAACGCCAACGTGATGCGGATGTTGCAGGAGGTCGACGACTCCGAGATGGATCCGGTGGACTGGGTCGTGAACGCGCTCGACCGCGGCGAGCGCATCGCCGGCTTCGGTCACCGTGTGTACGACGTGAAGGATCCGCGGGCGAAGATACTGGGGGAGAAAAGCGAGGAACTCGGCGAGGCGGCCGGCGACACCAGGTGGTACGAGATGAGCGTCGCGATCGAGGATTTCATGGCCGAAGAGAAGGGGATCCCGCCGAACGTCGACTTCTACTCGGCGACCACGTACTACCAGATGGGGATCCCGATCGACCTGTTCACCCCCATCTTCGCGATCTCCCGGGTCGGCGGCTGGATCGCACACGTCCTCGAACAGTACGAGGACAACCGGTTGATCCGTCCGCGGGCCCGGTACGTCGGCGAACTCGAACGGTCGTACCCGCCGGTTGCGGAACGGTAG
- a CDS encoding thiolase family protein has translation MSDDTTPVVTAAYRTPQGREDGVFADTRTEDLSVALIDHVLEETGLSADQIDDLMWGIAQQRTEQDNNVARVIALLSELGEGTPATTINRWCASSMQAIVSAGDAIAAGNRDCVLVGGAENMTRVPMDGDSYQHLHPELSNKYNVFQLQMGMTAEKVAEEYGVSREAQDEYAVRSHHRAAEATETGRFDDEIVPVKTDEGLIEEDEGIRPDTDVETISGLPPAFTGDGTVTAANSSQISDGAASLLVTSRAFAEDQGLDVLAEIGTNAVAGVDPTVMGIGPVPATRNLLERAGREIDDYDLVELNEAFASQCEYSRRELGIDEERFNVNGGAIAIGHPLGASGARLPVTLIHEMLKRDADRGLATLCVGFGQGAAIEFSR, from the coding sequence ATGAGTGACGATACCACACCGGTCGTTACGGCGGCGTACCGAACCCCCCAGGGTCGGGAGGACGGGGTGTTTGCGGACACGCGCACGGAGGATCTGTCGGTCGCGCTGATCGATCACGTTCTCGAAGAGACGGGGCTGTCGGCCGACCAGATCGACGACCTGATGTGGGGAATCGCCCAGCAGCGGACGGAACAGGACAACAACGTCGCGCGCGTGATCGCGCTCCTCTCGGAGCTCGGGGAGGGGACTCCCGCGACGACGATCAACCGATGGTGTGCCTCCTCGATGCAGGCGATCGTCAGCGCGGGCGACGCGATCGCGGCGGGCAACCGCGACTGCGTGCTCGTCGGCGGCGCCGAGAACATGACGCGCGTTCCGATGGACGGTGACTCCTATCAGCATCTCCACCCGGAGCTGTCGAACAAATACAACGTGTTCCAGCTCCAGATGGGAATGACCGCCGAGAAAGTGGCCGAGGAGTACGGGGTGAGTCGCGAGGCGCAAGACGAATACGCTGTTCGCAGCCACCACCGCGCGGCGGAGGCGACCGAAACGGGACGATTCGACGACGAGATCGTCCCCGTCAAAACTGACGAGGGACTGATCGAGGAGGACGAGGGCATTCGTCCGGACACCGACGTCGAGACGATCTCGGGGCTGCCGCCGGCGTTTACGGGCGATGGAACCGTTACGGCGGCCAACTCCTCGCAGATTTCCGACGGCGCGGCGTCGCTTCTGGTGACCAGTCGCGCCTTCGCCGAAGACCAGGGCCTCGACGTACTCGCCGAGATCGGCACCAACGCCGTCGCCGGCGTCGATCCGACGGTGATGGGCATCGGCCCGGTGCCCGCAACCCGGAACCTGCTCGAGCGGGCGGGACGGGAGATCGACGACTACGATCTCGTCGAACTCAACGAGGCGTTCGCCTCCCAGTGTGAGTACTCCCGGCGCGAACTCGGAATCGACGAAGAGCGGTTCAACGTCAACGGCGGCGCGATCGCGATCGGCCACCCGCTGGGCGCCTCGGGCGCGCGACTCCCCGTGACGCTGATTCACGAGATGCTGAAACGCGACGCCGACCGGGGACTGGCGACGCTTTGTGTCGGCTTCGGGCAGGGTGCGGCGATCGAGTTCTCGCGATAG
- a CDS encoding ATP-binding protein, which translates to MNDPALDVVEFVLTAHCYTEDRRLEESDLPPRFRQVFWTDGEIERPLRPTESTTTTATGVERPWEAISDLLFTGREEFSGELQLTQPEMALEWFLKRTDPERLRTNPTLASAAEKFFEDGVPEEVGPDVTAITHEEAQENVRPIQADRVWIDSLLEEYFDEEEDAEMLDLVTVKAPEEIETTLDDLVLTEDQEDEIAKLVQAIEHRDYLASIGLREIGKLLFVGPPGTGKTTISRALAHELGLPFVEVKLSMITSQYLGETAKNVEKTFEVAKRLSPCILFIDEFDSVAKTRRSDEHAALKRAVNTLLKSIDEVSLIRDEVLLIGATNHPDQLDAAAWRRFDEIVNFPRPDEEMRRDILEVITRQMEIACFDPEEVATRTEGLTGSDLRMVMREAVLEALVEGRRELTQDDVLAAVEDFEERDNLKNMDMIEGEGAAITGGSGDSGGGDDNHTHDHDHDHDHDHDHDHDHDHDTSNGRESDTKSSAEQRQDPAQH; encoded by the coding sequence ATGAACGACCCCGCTCTCGACGTGGTCGAGTTCGTGTTGACGGCTCACTGCTACACCGAGGACCGTCGACTCGAGGAGAGCGACCTACCGCCGCGGTTCCGCCAGGTGTTCTGGACGGACGGCGAGATCGAACGACCGCTCCGCCCCACGGAGTCGACGACGACGACCGCCACCGGCGTCGAACGTCCCTGGGAGGCGATATCGGATCTCCTTTTCACTGGGCGCGAGGAGTTCTCCGGCGAGCTACAGCTCACGCAGCCGGAGATGGCGCTCGAGTGGTTTCTCAAACGGACCGACCCGGAGCGCCTCCGGACGAACCCGACGCTCGCTTCCGCCGCCGAGAAGTTCTTCGAGGATGGTGTCCCGGAGGAGGTCGGCCCCGACGTCACCGCGATTACCCACGAAGAGGCCCAGGAGAACGTCCGGCCGATCCAGGCCGACCGGGTGTGGATCGACTCACTGCTCGAGGAGTACTTCGACGAGGAGGAGGACGCCGAGATGCTGGATCTCGTCACCGTGAAAGCGCCCGAGGAAATCGAAACCACCCTCGACGACCTGGTGTTGACCGAAGATCAGGAGGACGAGATCGCGAAGCTGGTACAGGCGATCGAACACCGGGACTACCTGGCGTCGATCGGCCTCCGAGAGATCGGCAAGCTGCTGTTCGTCGGCCCGCCCGGAACCGGAAAGACAACGATTTCCCGGGCGCTGGCCCACGAACTCGGCCTGCCGTTCGTCGAGGTCAAGCTCTCGATGATCACCTCCCAGTACCTCGGCGAAACCGCCAAAAACGTCGAGAAGACCTTCGAGGTCGCAAAGCGGCTCTCCCCGTGTATTCTCTTCATCGACGAGTTCGACTCCGTGGCGAAGACCCGACGTAGCGACGAACACGCCGCGTTGAAACGCGCCGTGAACACCCTACTCAAGAGCATCGACGAGGTGTCGCTGATCCGCGACGAGGTGCTTTTGATCGGCGCCACCAACCATCCAGACCAGCTTGACGCCGCCGCCTGGCGTCGGTTCGACGAGATCGTCAACTTCCCGCGCCCCGACGAGGAGATGCGCCGGGACATCCTCGAAGTGATCACCCGGCAGATGGAAATCGCCTGCTTCGACCCCGAGGAAGTGGCGACCCGGACGGAGGGACTCACCGGCTCCGACCTCCGGATGGTGATGCGTGAGGCCGTCCTCGAGGCGCTGGTCGAGGGGCGTCGCGAACTGACCCAGGATGACGTCCTCGCGGCCGTCGAGGACTTCGAGGAACGCGACAACCTCAAGAATATGGACATGATCGAGGGCGAGGGGGCCGCGATCACCGGTGGCTCCGGCGATTCCGGGGGCGGAGACGACAACCACACCCACGATCACGACCACGATCACGACCACGATCACGATCACGACCACGATCACGATCACGATACGTCGAACGGGAGGGAGTCCGATACGAAGTCGTCGGCCGAACAGCGACAGGATCCGGCGCAGCACTAA